The Kocuria sp. TGY1127_2 genome includes a window with the following:
- the yidC gene encoding membrane protein insertase YidC — protein sequence MNPIDIILWPFKWIVSAVLWVFHSLFTAIGMDPASGWTWVLAIVFMTFVMRLLTVPLFMKQIKSMRGMQELQPEMAKIQAKYKGKKDQLSRQAMAQEQMALYKSRGANPLSSCFPIIVQMPVFFGLLQVLRGVPPASGNHEGILVLSAEMVHQFNDAYILGAPLFSTLTHPGDGNHTSTVILAIIMIVAMSLTQFFTQRQLTAKNMSAQAKESPMYRQQQMLMYLFPVIFAVGGINFPLGVLVYWTVSNFWAMGQQWWVIRNNPTAGSQAEKELNERRAAKGLPPVGKSREEHEAELEAQRERAQGGQRQQPVSKNRQKKKKKN from the coding sequence ATGAACCCAATCGACATCATTCTGTGGCCCTTCAAATGGATCGTTTCCGCGGTCCTGTGGGTCTTCCACAGTTTGTTTACTGCCATTGGCATGGACCCGGCCTCCGGTTGGACATGGGTCCTCGCCATTGTGTTCATGACTTTCGTCATGCGTCTGCTGACCGTTCCGCTGTTCATGAAGCAGATCAAGTCCATGCGCGGCATGCAGGAACTGCAGCCCGAAATGGCCAAGATCCAGGCCAAGTACAAGGGCAAGAAGGATCAGCTCTCGCGTCAGGCGATGGCCCAGGAGCAGATGGCCCTGTACAAGAGCAGGGGCGCCAATCCGTTGTCCTCGTGCTTCCCGATCATCGTGCAGATGCCTGTCTTCTTCGGCTTGCTACAGGTTCTGCGTGGCGTGCCCCCGGCCTCGGGCAACCATGAAGGCATTCTGGTGCTCTCGGCTGAGATGGTGCATCAATTCAACGATGCGTACATTCTCGGGGCACCCCTCTTCTCGACCCTGACGCATCCCGGTGATGGCAACCACACGTCCACCGTCATTCTCGCGATCATCATGATCGTCGCGATGTCTCTCACCCAGTTCTTCACCCAGCGCCAACTTACTGCCAAGAACATGAGTGCGCAGGCCAAAGAATCACCCATGTACCGGCAACAGCAGATGCTCATGTATCTGTTCCCCGTCATCTTTGCCGTCGGCGGTATCAACTTCCCCCTCGGTGTTCTGGTGTACTGGACCGTCTCGAACTTCTGGGCCATGGGCCAGCAGTGGTGGGTTATCCGCAATAACCCGACTGCCGGTTCACAGGCTGAGAAGGAGCTCAACGAACGTCGCGCCGCCAAAGGACTGCCTCCCGTAGGCAAGAGTCGTGAGGAGCACGAGGCCGAACTCGAGGCCCAGCGTGAGCGTGCCCAGGGTGGCCAGCGACAGCAACCGGTGAGCAAGAACCGCCAAAAGAAGAAAAAGAAGAATTAG